Below is a window of Pseudomonas eucalypticola DNA.
TCCATGTGCCGCGCGGTGACCACTTCGTCGCCGTGCACGCTGGTGGCAGGGGGCGCTTCGTCGATTTCCTTCTGGCCGATGCTGGAGGCGTGCACGTAGGTTTCGTGGGTCAGGTCCATGAGGTTGTCGATCATCAGGCGGTAATCGCAACCGATGTGGAACAGCCCGCCGCCATAGGCCCATTCATCGCTGACGGCCCATTCCAGGTGGTGAATCAGCGCCGGATCGGCCTTCTCCTGGTCACCGGGCCAGACCCAGATGAAGCCGTAGCGCTCCACCACGGCAAAGGTCTTGTTGCACGGAAAGCCGCGCACGCGCTGGCCGGGCATGGACTGCACCTTGCCGTCCGCGCCCATGGCCAGGCCGTGGTAACCGCACACCAGTTGGCCGTCTTCGACGTAGCCCAGCGACAGGGGGGCGCCGCGGTGCGGGCAGAAATTTTCGACGGCGGCCACGCGCCCTTGGGGCCCGCGGTAGAAGGCCATCTGTTCGCCGCAAATCTGCCGGCCCAGGGGTTTTTCAGCGATCTCATCAGGGGTGCAGGCAACGTACCAGGCGTTCTTCGGGTACATGGTGGTTCTCCATTGTGTTTGTTCTTATGGATCCATAAGGCATCAGGTTCTGGCTTAAAGTCAACAATCATCGATCTAAATGATTTCTATGGATCCATTGGTGGGTGAGCATTGCGTTTTAGGCGTGAGGCGCGACGGCGCGGTTTCCCGCAGCCCCAGCCCCAGCATTGCGACTACCACGGCGCAGCCGGCCTGCAGCATCAAGGGCGCCGCCAAACCATGCGCGTCGGCCAGCCACCCCCCGATGACCGGGCTGAACACTCCACCCAGCACTTCACCCATGCCCATGACCAGCCCCACGCAGGCGGCGATGCGTTGCGGGGGCACGGTTTCCGCAGGAATAGTCGCCATGAAGATCGGTGCCACGCCACTGGCCGACCAACTGACAAACAGCAGTGTGCACAGGGCCCAGAATGGCCCCTGGAAGTACAGCGCGGCTAACGGCGTAAGCGCCCCTATGAGGGAAAACACCACCACTACCGGGCGCCGTCCCAGACGGTCGGAGAGGGCGGGGACCACGCAACTGCACACTGTCGCGCTGGCACCCAGCACGCTCATCAGCACGCCCATCTGCGTCGAACTGAAATGCCGTTCGTTGACGTAGAACACCGGCATGAACGCCCAGCCCAGCACCATCCACGCCACGTAGAAACACGCGATCACCATGCTCAGCCAGACATTGCGGTAACTCAGCAACCCCGGCGTGGACTCAGCGGCGACCATGGGCATCGCAGAGGCTGTGGCGACGTCCCTGGGCTCGTTGACGTATCGCCAGATCAGCCACGCCGCCACCAGGCCCGGGAGGCCGGCAATGAAAAAGGCCAGGCGCCAGTGGTAATGGCTGGCGATGGCCACCAGTACCAGCGGTGCCAGGCACGAGCCCAGCAGGTTGCTGCCGAAGTTCTGCATGATGCCCATGTTGCGGCCGCGACGGCGGGTCGCCGAATTCATCGCCATCACGGTTTGCGAGATCGGCAGTATCGGCCCTTCGGCCACGCCCATCAGCAGCCGCGCCGCCAGTAGCATGAAAAATGAACCCGCCAGGCCGGAGACGAACGAGCACAGCGAAAACACCATCACCGCCACCAGCAGGTAGGGTTTGCGCCGCCCGCTGCGGTCGGAGCGGGCACCCAGCACGAAGCCTGATACCGCCCACGTCAGCGACAGCGCCGAGACCAGCAGGCCGATGCGGGTATTGCTCAGCCCCAGGTCGGCGGCCACGAACGGCGCGAGGAAGCTCATGGCGTTGCGGTCGAAGAAGACGAAGCCAAAACTGAGGCTGAGGACGAACAACAGGCGGTTTTCGTAAGACAGGAACCACTGGCGCATGGCGAATCTCCGGCGTGATTATTGTTATTGGAGGGCGGGCGGTGGACATTCGGCCAACCACCGCGCTACCCCCGACGTAGCAAGGGCCGGGCCATGCCCAGGGTGCCCGCGCTGCCTGGGTGCGCTGGCTGCGCAGGTGTATCACGCCTTGATCTTTGTTGATGAACATGGGAAAAATTGATCATCAAAACCGCTGTCTCCGATCCCCTGGCGTGCCTGTCCAGCGGATAACAACAACAAGAGGAGCAGGTATGAGCCGTTTGTCCGAAGGCGGCGCCCAGGCGCACGCCCACCGCCCATTGCAGGGCTACGAAACCAGCACCCCGACCCAGGCGGACCTGCGCCGCTTTCTGCGGTTTTCCGATGAGGACGCACGTATCTGGCTGGATGACCAAAGCATGGTCATGCTCCATTCCACGGCACTGGGCGCCATGCGCCGTGAGCTGATCGAGAGCGTCGGCGAGGACGGCGCACGGCGCATCCTCATGCGCATCGGCTATTCGGCGGGCACCCAGGACGCGGCGTTGGTGCGCAAGCGCTGGCCCGGCTGCAACGAGCGCAGTTCCTTTATCGCCGGCGGTCGCCTGCATGCCTTGCAGGGCATCGTGCGGGTCGAGACCCAACGCCTGGACCTGAATATCGAACAAGGCCATTTTCACGGCGAATACCTGTGGCACGATTCGCGCGAGGCCCACGAGCACGTCAGCCATTACGGCATTGGCGACCAGGCGGCGTGCTGGATGACCCTGGGCTACGCCGCAGGCTATGCCAGCGCGTTCATTGGCAAGCTGGTGGTGTACCGCGAAGTGGAGTGCGTCGCTGCCGGGGGTAAAGTCTGTCGTATCGTCGGGGACACCGCCGACCGCCTCCCGGATGCCGAGCAGGCCGAAGCTCAACGCCACTGGGATCCCAGCCATTTCATTCGCTTGAACTCCATCTGGGCGACGGATGAGGCAGCAGCACCGCCGCCGGCCGCCACGACCCTGGGCCTGCCCGTGCAGGATGACATGGTCGGTGTTTCGGCCGCCTTCAGTGTCGCCCGCCATCAGATCGCACAGGTAGCGCCTACCCGCGCCACGGTACTGTTCAGCGGCGAGTCGGGGGTGGGCAAGGAAGTCTTCGCCCAATGCCTGCACCGTCTCAGCCCCCGCGCCCGACAGCCGCTGGTGGCGGTCAACTGCGCGGCCCTGCCGGAAAGCCTGCTGGAAGCCGAGTTGTTTGGGGCGGAAAAGGGCGCCTACACCGGCGCCACCCAATCGCGCACCGGGCGCTTCGAACGGGCGTCGGGCGGCACGCTGTTTCTCGACGAAATCCAGGCCCTGAGCCTGGGCGCCCAGGCCAAACTGCTGAGGGCGTTGCAGGAAGGTGAAATTGAGCGGGTGGGGGGCAACAGGCCCATCAAGGTCGACCTGCGGGTCATTGCTGCCACCAATGCCAACCTGCGCCAGGCCATCGCCCAGGGAACGTTTCGCGAAGACCTGTTCTTCCGTCTCAACGTCTTTCCCATCCACCTGCCGCCCCTGCGCGAGCGGCGCGACGATATTCCCTTGCTGATGGAGCATTTCCTCAAGCACTTTACCCAGCTGCACGGCAAGCAGGTGACCGGTTTCAGCGCCCAGGCGGTGCAAGCGTTGCTCAACCACGACTACCCAGGCAACATCCGTGAGCTGCAAAACCTGGTGGAGCGCGGTGTGATCGCCGCGCCCGGCAACGCGGCCATTCGCCCGCAACACTTGTTCCCCAGTGGCGAACAAGCGCCACCTGGCGGGTGGGGTATCAACGGCGATGGCAGCCTGGACGGCAATGAAACCCAGGCACAGAGGTCGCCCTTGGTGCAACTCAAGCAGTCGATCCATGCGCGGCAGTTGGCGCACTACCGTCAGGTTGTGCAGGCGTGCGCGGGCAATCTCTCAGCCGCCGCTCGCCAGTTGGGGGTAACACGGCCGCAACTGGCCTATCGGCTCAAGGCCGGCGATCTGCAGGACGATTGATCATCCAGCCTGATCAAAGCTGATCAAATGACCGTTGCCCTTTCACGTCTCCATGCCCGTCACAATGGGCGTGAAGGGGGATGGCACAGCCCTTGCGATGCACCTCTGGCGGCTTGAGGGCCGCCCTTCATAACAACAAAAATAGAGCGTGCATCATGATGAATCTGCAACCTGGCGTTCGCGCGCCCGGCGTTCGCCTGACCTGCCTGTCGGCGCTGCTGCTGGCTTTGGCCACCCCGGCGGGAGCCGATGACGCCGTGCGCCTGAATCTGCAACTGTGGAACCTGTCGGTGAAGAACCTCGGCACCGGCCCCCAGCCATACCACTATGCCAACAGCGGCGACGTGTTCGCCGGTGCCGACTTCGACCTGGCTCGGCTGGCCGGCATGGCCGGTGCGTCAGTAT
It encodes the following:
- a CDS encoding aromatic ring-hydroxylating oxygenase subunit alpha, whose product is MYPKNAWYVACTPDEIAEKPLGRQICGEQMAFYRGPQGRVAAVENFCPHRGAPLSLGYVEDGQLVCGYHGLAMGADGKVQSMPGQRVRGFPCNKTFAVVERYGFIWVWPGDQEKADPALIHHLEWAVSDEWAYGGGLFHIGCDYRLMIDNLMDLTHETYVHASSIGQKEIDEAPPATSVHGDEVVTARHMENIMPPPFWQMALRGNDLADDVPVDRWQICRFTPPSHVLIEVGVAHAGNGGYHAEARHKASSIVVDFITPETDTSIWYFWGMARNFNPQDQALTATIREGQGKIFSEDLEMLEQQQRNLLANPQRNLLKLNIDAGGVQSRNILDRLIAAERAPAAELIASAQ
- a CDS encoding MFS transporter, translated to MRQWFLSYENRLLFVLSLSFGFVFFDRNAMSFLAPFVAADLGLSNTRIGLLVSALSLTWAVSGFVLGARSDRSGRRKPYLLVAVMVFSLCSFVSGLAGSFFMLLAARLLMGVAEGPILPISQTVMAMNSATRRRGRNMGIMQNFGSNLLGSCLAPLVLVAIASHYHWRLAFFIAGLPGLVAAWLIWRYVNEPRDVATASAMPMVAAESTPGLLSYRNVWLSMVIACFYVAWMVLGWAFMPVFYVNERHFSSTQMGVLMSVLGASATVCSCVVPALSDRLGRRPVVVVFSLIGALTPLAALYFQGPFWALCTLLFVSWSASGVAPIFMATIPAETVPPQRIAACVGLVMGMGEVLGGVFSPVIGGWLADAHGLAAPLMLQAGCAVVVAMLGLGLRETAPSRLTPKTQCSPTNGSIEII
- a CDS encoding sigma-54-dependent Fis family transcriptional regulator, giving the protein MSRLSEGGAQAHAHRPLQGYETSTPTQADLRRFLRFSDEDARIWLDDQSMVMLHSTALGAMRRELIESVGEDGARRILMRIGYSAGTQDAALVRKRWPGCNERSSFIAGGRLHALQGIVRVETQRLDLNIEQGHFHGEYLWHDSREAHEHVSHYGIGDQAACWMTLGYAAGYASAFIGKLVVYREVECVAAGGKVCRIVGDTADRLPDAEQAEAQRHWDPSHFIRLNSIWATDEAAAPPPAATTLGLPVQDDMVGVSAAFSVARHQIAQVAPTRATVLFSGESGVGKEVFAQCLHRLSPRARQPLVAVNCAALPESLLEAELFGAEKGAYTGATQSRTGRFERASGGTLFLDEIQALSLGAQAKLLRALQEGEIERVGGNRPIKVDLRVIAATNANLRQAIAQGTFREDLFFRLNVFPIHLPPLRERRDDIPLLMEHFLKHFTQLHGKQVTGFSAQAVQALLNHDYPGNIRELQNLVERGVIAAPGNAAIRPQHLFPSGEQAPPGGWGINGDGSLDGNETQAQRSPLVQLKQSIHARQLAHYRQVVQACAGNLSAAARQLGVTRPQLAYRLKAGDLQDD